One genomic segment of Actinomycetota bacterium includes these proteins:
- a CDS encoding protoheme IX farnesyltransferase — MSLAAAAQPLTRRARLGAYVALTKPRIIELLLVTTVPTMVVAARGVPSGRLVLATLVGGALAAGGANAVNMYVDRDIDRLMVRTRNRPLVTGAISPRAALTFAIVLELLAFAELWALVNLLSAVLAVTATLFYVFVYSLWLKRTSRQNIVIGGAAGAVPVLVGWAAVRDSLGMAPLVLFAIIFVWTPPHFWALAIRYRDDYRRADVPMMPTVVGFTRTARQIVVYTVLLWAASLVFYPVARMGDLYLVAAIVLGAIFLWQAVRLLRDRTPERAMRLFGYSISYLTLLFAAMAVDQLLRG; from the coding sequence ATGTCTCTTGCCGCCGCCGCACAACCCTTGACGCGGCGGGCCCGGCTGGGCGCCTACGTGGCGCTCACGAAACCGCGCATCATCGAGTTGCTCCTCGTCACCACCGTGCCGACGATGGTCGTCGCGGCGCGGGGTGTGCCCTCGGGCCGGCTCGTGCTCGCCACCCTCGTGGGTGGCGCACTGGCCGCAGGCGGCGCCAACGCGGTGAACATGTACGTCGACCGCGACATCGACCGGCTCATGGTTCGCACGCGAAACCGCCCGCTCGTCACGGGCGCGATCTCGCCTCGAGCCGCGCTCACGTTCGCCATCGTGCTCGAGCTATTGGCGTTCGCCGAGCTCTGGGCCCTCGTCAACCTGCTCAGCGCGGTGCTGGCGGTCACCGCCACCCTCTTCTACGTCTTCGTCTACAGCCTCTGGCTGAAGCGCACGTCGAGGCAGAACATCGTGATCGGGGGCGCGGCGGGCGCGGTGCCGGTGCTCGTCGGCTGGGCGGCGGTACGCGACTCGCTCGGGATGGCACCGCTCGTGCTGTTCGCGATCATCTTCGTGTGGACGCCCCCGCATTTCTGGGCGCTCGCCATCCGCTACCGCGACGACTACCGACGTGCCGACGTGCCGATGATGCCCACCGTCGTCGGTTTCACGCGCACGGCCCGCCAGATCGTGGTCTACACGGTGCTCCTGTGGGCGGCGAGCCTCGTCTTCTACCCGGTCGCGCGCATGGGCGACCTGTATCTCGTCGCCGCCATCGTCCTCGGCGCGATCTTCCTCTGGCAGGCCGTGCGGCTGCTGCGCGACCGAACTCCGGAACGCGCCATGCGGCTGTTCGGCTACTCGATCAGCTACCTGACGCTGCTGTTCGCGGCGATGGCGGTCGATCAGCTCCTGCGCGGCTGA
- a CDS encoding cytochrome c oxidase assembly protein: MSVIAIRRYRAGTLYSRNVSFELAPLRHGQQHEGVTRWSFDPLTVPALVVAAISYRRAERTVAAAHPRHVVAPARRRSFFAGLVVVAAAVLSPVHAYANERFVVHMVQHLLLTFVAAPLLVIGAPLTLAVRAASPEHRRRLLRVLNGPVVTLLGHPVVAWAQFAAVMWATHFSGFFEAAVENPWLHALEHGLFLGSAALFWWPALGESTGRWRLSHPLRLLYVALAMPQNTFLAVAILSSGRVLYPHYRSLADQRQAGGVMWVAGDVVLLVVVLLLAAAWARHEEQTTRRRERLADARDAPAVSRAGADRPPSPRTAASGS; the protein is encoded by the coding sequence GTGTCGGTGATCGCCATACGTCGGTACCGGGCGGGGACTCTATACAGCCGTAACGTCTCCTTCGAGTTGGCGCCTCTGCGGCACGGCCAGCAGCATGAGGGGGTGACCCGGTGGTCGTTCGACCCCCTCACCGTGCCGGCACTGGTCGTGGCTGCGATCTCGTACCGCCGCGCCGAGCGCACGGTGGCCGCCGCTCACCCCCGACACGTGGTCGCCCCGGCCCGTCGCCGATCGTTCTTCGCGGGCTTGGTGGTGGTGGCGGCCGCCGTCCTCTCGCCCGTGCACGCCTACGCGAACGAGCGGTTCGTCGTGCACATGGTCCAGCACCTCCTGCTCACATTCGTCGCCGCACCTCTTCTCGTCATCGGCGCGCCGCTCACGCTGGCGGTACGCGCCGCGTCACCGGAGCACCGCCGGCGGCTGTTGCGGGTCCTCAACGGGCCGGTCGTCACCCTGCTCGGGCACCCGGTGGTGGCCTGGGCCCAGTTCGCGGCGGTGATGTGGGCGACACATTTCTCGGGCTTCTTCGAGGCGGCCGTCGAGAACCCGTGGCTGCACGCGCTCGAGCACGGGCTCTTCCTCGGGTCGGCCGCGCTCTTCTGGTGGCCGGCCCTCGGCGAGTCGACCGGTCGCTGGCGGCTCAGCCATCCGCTCCGACTGCTGTACGTGGCGCTGGCGATGCCGCAGAACACCTTCCTCGCGGTCGCCATCCTGTCGTCGGGCCGGGTGCTCTATCCCCACTACCGGTCGCTGGCCGACCAGCGTCAGGCCGGCGGTGTGATGTGGGTCGCCGGCGACGTGGTGCTGCTCGTCGTGGTGCTCCTGCTCGCGGCCGCGTGGGCTCGCCACGAGGAACAGACGACACGCCGGCGCGAGCGGCTGGCGGACGCGCGCGACGCGCCCGCGGTCAGCCGCGCAGGAGCTGATCGACCGCCATCGCCGCGAACAGCAGCGTCAGGTAGCTGA
- the clpS gene encoding ATP-dependent Clp protease adapter ClpS: MGCLEPSVGLLPTEVKEPVGGQEVVPDRPWVVVVWNDPVNLMSYVTYVFQKLFGYSKEKATRLMLDVHQKGKAAVSSGPREKAELDVFRLHEHGLWATMEHDT, encoded by the coding sequence ATGGGTTGCCTCGAACCTTCGGTCGGGCTCCTGCCCACCGAGGTCAAGGAGCCGGTGGGCGGTCAGGAGGTCGTGCCCGACCGCCCGTGGGTCGTCGTGGTCTGGAACGACCCCGTCAACCTGATGTCCTACGTGACCTACGTCTTCCAGAAGCTCTTCGGCTACTCGAAGGAGAAGGCCACCCGGCTCATGCTCGACGTGCACCAGAAGGGAAAGGCGGCGGTGTCGAGCGGCCCGCGCGAGAAGGCCGAGCTCGACGTGTTCCGACTTCACGAGCACGGGCTGTGGGCGACGATGGAACATGACACCTAG
- a CDS encoding DegV family protein — translation MIGFVTDSNAQLPAELVERYTVEVVPLTVTIDGTPYLEGVDIDADGFYARFESGRPEVSTSQPSPGQFSEAYARVASRGVDEILSVHVGSAVSGTINAARLAAQSAVRKVRLVDTGTASFGVACCLWEAAEAVAAGASLEDAAEVAEQVASTVANIFIVEALDLVRAGGRLSPDTRIGDAIPVLRLVNGVVETVGEARDPDDAADVMASFVQAWGTALRVGVGVAAAGTRPLGDALASRLADAAEVLEVVRYRVGPSVGVHTGPGSVGACYYPSTS, via the coding sequence ATGATCGGCTTCGTCACCGACTCCAACGCGCAGCTGCCGGCCGAGCTGGTCGAGCGCTACACCGTCGAGGTCGTGCCCCTCACCGTGACCATCGACGGCACGCCCTACCTCGAGGGTGTCGACATCGACGCCGACGGCTTCTACGCGCGCTTCGAGTCGGGCCGGCCGGAGGTGTCGACGTCGCAGCCGAGCCCGGGGCAGTTCTCGGAGGCCTACGCGCGCGTCGCGTCGCGCGGCGTCGACGAGATCCTCTCCGTGCACGTCGGCTCGGCGGTGTCGGGCACGATCAACGCGGCTCGCCTCGCCGCGCAGAGCGCGGTGCGCAAGGTGCGACTGGTCGACACCGGCACGGCCAGCTTCGGTGTGGCGTGTTGTCTCTGGGAGGCGGCCGAGGCGGTGGCGGCGGGAGCGTCGTTGGAGGACGCGGCCGAGGTGGCCGAGCAGGTGGCGAGCACCGTCGCCAACATCTTCATCGTCGAGGCGCTCGACCTCGTGCGCGCCGGCGGCCGGCTGTCACCCGACACTCGCATCGGAGACGCGATCCCGGTGCTTCGACTCGTGAACGGTGTCGTCGAGACGGTCGGCGAGGCGCGCGACCCCGACGACGCGGCCGACGTCATGGCGTCGTTCGTGCAGGCGTGGGGCACCGCCCTTCGCGTCGGCGTCGGCGTGGCCGCCGCGGGCACCCGGCCGCTGGGCGACGCGCTCGCGTCACGACTGGCGGACGCCGCCGAGGTGCTCGAGGTGGTGCGCTACCGAGTCGGCCCGAGCGTCGGCGTGCACACCGGCCCCGGCTCGGTCGGCGCCTGCTATTACCCGTCGACCAGCTAG
- a CDS encoding heme A synthase: MRTFRLSPWAYRRITLVALLALAFIIVTGGAVRLTGSGLGCPDWPACADGRVVAERSFHPMVEFVNRVITGVVSLAVILAVLGSVIRRPRRRDLIVLSTGLVLGIVAQIVLGGETVKHDLAPPYVMGHFLLSLLLVWDAVVLHHRAGEAGEEDGPHRGPRRPVVPPELLALARLIVVSAALAIFLGTVVTGAGPHAGDPTARRLDLDVADVARFHGISVMFLLALTVVTLWRLRRVGAPPDAVRRGDVLLATLVAQAGVGYTQYFAGVPPLLVGIHIAGATAVWVAALQFNLGLVRRASADPPPTGTAGDTGAPAYARAW, translated from the coding sequence ATGCGCACGTTCCGCCTCTCGCCGTGGGCCTACCGGCGCATCACGCTCGTGGCCCTGCTGGCGCTGGCGTTCATCATCGTCACCGGCGGCGCGGTTCGCCTGACCGGCTCCGGCCTGGGGTGTCCCGACTGGCCCGCGTGTGCTGACGGCCGCGTCGTGGCCGAGCGGTCCTTCCATCCGATGGTCGAGTTCGTCAACCGCGTCATCACGGGGGTCGTGTCGCTCGCGGTGATCCTGGCCGTGCTCGGGTCGGTGATACGCCGCCCCCGCCGGCGCGACCTGATCGTGCTCTCGACCGGGCTCGTGCTCGGGATCGTGGCGCAGATCGTGCTCGGAGGCGAGACGGTCAAGCACGACCTGGCGCCGCCCTACGTGATGGGCCACTTCCTGCTCTCCCTGCTCCTCGTCTGGGACGCCGTCGTGCTTCACCACCGGGCCGGTGAGGCCGGTGAGGAGGACGGCCCGCACCGGGGCCCCCGCCGACCGGTCGTGCCGCCCGAGCTGCTCGCGCTGGCCCGCCTCATCGTGGTGAGCGCCGCCCTGGCCATTTTCCTGGGCACGGTCGTCACCGGGGCCGGGCCCCATGCGGGCGACCCGACCGCGAGGCGCCTCGATCTCGACGTGGCCGACGTCGCCCGCTTCCACGGCATCAGCGTCATGTTCCTCCTGGCCCTCACCGTCGTGACCCTGTGGCGCCTTCGTCGCGTTGGGGCGCCGCCGGACGCCGTGCGCCGCGGCGATGTCCTGCTCGCAACGCTCGTGGCCCAGGCCGGGGTCGGCTACACGCAGTACTTCGCCGGCGTCCCTCCGCTGCTCGTCGGCATCCACATCGCCGGGGCGACGGCGGTCTGGGTCGCCGCGCTGCAGTTCAACCTCGGCCTCGTGCGTCGCGCCTCGGCCGACCCGCCGCCCACCGGGACGGCAGGTGACACCGGGGCGCCCGCGTACGCGCGAGCCTGGTAG
- a CDS encoding DUF2017 family protein: MTPRRVARRADGHFDLDLPPEERTLLRSLPASMRLALTEGTPADDPGLARLNPKAYPADDELEAEYRDLIGNELDAGRLAALDTLEATADAPTLDENQMEAWMRAINDTRLLLGTRLAVTEDRAGREVPDDHPDAQAIAVYDYLSWLEEQLVEALLD, from the coding sequence ATGACACCTAGACGGGTGGCGAGACGGGCCGACGGGCACTTCGACCTCGACCTGCCGCCCGAGGAGCGCACACTGCTGCGCTCGCTGCCCGCGTCGATGCGCCTCGCGCTCACCGAGGGCACGCCCGCCGACGACCCGGGCCTGGCGCGCCTCAACCCCAAGGCCTACCCGGCGGACGACGAGCTCGAGGCGGAGTACCGCGACCTGATCGGCAACGAGCTCGACGCCGGCCGCCTCGCCGCCCTCGACACGCTCGAGGCCACGGCCGACGCGCCGACGCTCGACGAGAACCAGATGGAGGCGTGGATGCGCGCCATCAACGACACCCGCCTGCTGCTCGGCACCCGGCTCGCGGTCACCGAGGACCGCGCGGGTCGCGAGGTGCCCGACGACCACCCCGACGCGCAGGCCATCGCGGTGTACGACTACCTCAGCTGGCTGGAAGAGCAGCTCGTCGAAGCCCTCTTGGACTAG